One Streptomyces sp. NBC_00223 genomic window carries:
- a CDS encoding creatininase family protein, translating to MSGEHGTGAGEAPGTDVLAGTMAELTWYEVERAARDGAVLLWAFGVIEQHGPHLPAGTDVYLPSARLRAVRQLLAAHGVEALIVPPYYWGINVVSGSFPASYGVRPELMREITADLLAGMARDGFRHVFCFSGHGDALHNRTLYEGVRAGRERSGVDASFVLEPALAHRLGLDPGDPCLTVHGDDPDAAAAQGPYADVHAGRWETSVMMHAHPELVREDVRAALAATDLGPAELAVWRRGFDDARHTTPLGYFGDPAAAGRAEGRRAHTVSALLAADAIEARLGAGGRADR from the coding sequence GTGAGCGGGGAACACGGTACGGGTGCCGGCGAGGCGCCGGGAACGGACGTCCTCGCCGGCACCATGGCCGAGCTGACCTGGTACGAGGTCGAACGCGCGGCCCGCGACGGCGCCGTACTGCTGTGGGCGTTCGGCGTCATCGAGCAGCACGGCCCCCACCTCCCGGCCGGCACCGACGTGTACCTGCCCAGCGCCCGGCTGCGCGCGGTCCGCCAACTGCTCGCCGCACACGGGGTCGAGGCGCTGATCGTGCCCCCGTACTACTGGGGGATCAACGTCGTCTCCGGCAGCTTCCCCGCCTCCTACGGCGTCCGCCCCGAGCTGATGCGGGAGATCACCGCCGATCTGCTGGCGGGAATGGCCCGCGACGGCTTCCGGCACGTCTTCTGCTTCTCCGGCCACGGCGACGCGCTGCACAACCGGACGCTGTACGAGGGCGTACGGGCCGGCCGGGAGCGTTCCGGCGTCGACGCCAGCTTCGTCCTGGAACCCGCCCTGGCCCACCGCCTCGGCCTCGACCCCGGCGACCCGTGCCTGACCGTGCACGGCGACGACCCCGACGCGGCCGCCGCTCAGGGGCCGTACGCCGATGTGCACGCCGGGCGGTGGGAGACGTCGGTGATGATGCACGCGCACCCGGAGCTGGTCCGCGAGGACGTCCGCGCCGCGCTGGCCGCCACCGACCTCGGACCGGCCGAACTCGCCGTCTGGCGGCGGGGGTTCGACGACGCCCGGCACACCACACCGCTCGGCTACTTCGGCGACCCCGCCGCGGCCGGCCGCGCCGAGGGCCGGCGCGCCCACACGGTGTCCGCCCTCCTGGCCGCGGACGCCATCGAGGCCCGGCTCGGCGCGGGCGGCCGAGCGGACAGGTGA
- a CDS encoding ABC transporter ATP-binding protein, translated as MSGTDAAPAATKDTAPALLEVQGVRKTYQGAGRTVEAVRDLTFGVAAGDLACIVGPSGAGKTTLLKCVAGLLAPSGGEVRLAGRPVHEPPKDMAVVFQEYGRSLFPWMTVEQNIALPLKQKKVPRPERDRLVADALEAVGLTDVPAAYPWQLSGGMQQRVAIARAVAYQPAVLLMDEPFAAVDAQTRAELEDLTRSLWRDLGMTVLFVTHDIDEAVYLGQRVLVLSASPTVVMEDIAVDLPAEREQLATRALPRFAALRAQVYEQVQHAKVFHTQGAGATAGAAV; from the coding sequence ATGAGCGGCACCGACGCGGCCCCCGCCGCGACCAAGGACACGGCCCCTGCTCTGCTGGAGGTCCAGGGCGTCCGCAAGACCTACCAGGGCGCCGGGCGGACCGTGGAGGCGGTGCGCGACCTGACGTTCGGTGTCGCCGCCGGCGACCTGGCCTGCATCGTCGGCCCCTCGGGAGCCGGCAAGACGACGCTGCTCAAGTGCGTCGCCGGCCTGCTGGCACCCTCCGGCGGTGAGGTACGGCTGGCCGGCCGCCCGGTGCACGAGCCGCCCAAGGACATGGCCGTGGTCTTCCAGGAGTACGGCCGCAGCCTGTTCCCCTGGATGACCGTCGAGCAGAACATCGCCCTGCCGCTCAAGCAGAAGAAGGTGCCCAGGCCCGAACGCGACCGGCTCGTCGCCGACGCGCTCGAGGCCGTCGGCCTCACCGACGTGCCCGCCGCCTACCCCTGGCAGCTGTCCGGCGGCATGCAGCAGCGGGTGGCCATCGCCCGCGCGGTCGCCTACCAGCCCGCCGTCCTGCTGATGGACGAGCCCTTCGCCGCGGTCGACGCCCAGACCCGCGCCGAACTGGAGGACCTCACCCGCTCGTTGTGGCGCGACCTGGGCATGACCGTCCTCTTCGTCACCCACGACATCGACGAGGCGGTCTACCTCGGGCAGCGGGTGCTGGTGCTCTCCGCGTCGCCGACCGTGGTCATGGAGGACATCGCGGTCGATCTGCCCGCCGAGCGCGAGCAGTTGGCCACCCGCGCGCTGCCGCGCTTCGCCGCGCTGCGGGCGCAGGTCTACGAACAGGTGCAGCACGCCAAGGTGTTCCACACCCAAGGCGCCGGGGCGACGGCCGGAGCCGCGGTGTGA
- a CDS encoding ABC transporter permease, giving the protein MRTLKNAGRSLLFLFGLPAALLALWWWMAARSDSFYYPTLDKILTAFGDTWLSRRITDDVLPSLARLAAGYAGAVVIGVGLGVLLGSHRRIRALFEPVLEFFRAIPPPVLIPVLMLVSGIGDRMKIVVIISGSVWPILLNTIEGVRAIDEVLADTARCYGLTGTARLRRLVLPAAGPQIVVGMRQALSLSLILMVISEMFASSNGLGFAIVEFQRSFAIPEMWSGILLLGLIGFALSLLFHLFESRVLGWYHGLHRSQRGER; this is encoded by the coding sequence ATGAGGACACTCAAGAACGCCGGCCGGAGCCTGCTCTTCCTGTTCGGGCTGCCCGCGGCGCTGCTGGCGCTGTGGTGGTGGATGGCCGCCAGGAGCGACAGCTTCTACTACCCGACGCTGGACAAGATCCTCACCGCCTTCGGCGACACCTGGCTCTCCCGGCGGATCACCGACGACGTCCTGCCCAGCCTCGCCCGGCTGGCGGCCGGCTACGCCGGCGCGGTCGTGATCGGCGTCGGTCTGGGCGTACTGCTCGGCTCCCACCGCCGGATCAGGGCGCTGTTCGAACCGGTCCTGGAGTTCTTCCGGGCGATCCCGCCCCCCGTGCTGATCCCGGTGCTCATGCTCGTGAGCGGCATCGGCGACCGGATGAAGATCGTCGTGATCATCTCCGGCTCGGTCTGGCCGATCCTGCTCAACACCATCGAGGGCGTCCGCGCGATCGACGAGGTGCTCGCCGACACCGCGCGCTGCTACGGCCTGACCGGCACCGCCCGGCTGCGCCGTCTGGTGCTGCCGGCCGCCGGCCCGCAAATCGTCGTCGGCATGCGGCAGGCGCTGTCGCTCTCGCTGATCCTCATGGTGATCAGCGAGATGTTCGCCAGCTCCAACGGACTCGGCTTCGCGATCGTGGAGTTCCAGCGGAGCTTCGCCATCCCGGAGATGTGGAGCGGCATCCTGCTCCTCGGCCTGATCGGCTTCGCCCTGTCCCTACTGTTCCACCTGTTCGAGTCCCGGGTCCTCGGCTGGTACCACGGGCTCCACCGTTCCCAGAGGGGAGAGCGATGA
- a CDS encoding ABC transporter permease gives MKLQQRGGPGRAGAPQPAEESPPGSATPTGPRDGEGTGPAPLPDRPASRPADWARSVPDPVLGVVGILLLAGALEALPRLGVVSPDYLPPFSDMASALADEAGRGSFWQALLDTAKGWAYGLAIAVAAGVVLGLLIGSVGFLRRATASTIEFLRPIPSVALVPLAVLVYGTGLQSKLLLVVYASFWPVLLQVLHGVQDVDPVARDTAASYRFTVWTRLRHLVWPTTLPYLMTGVRLSASVALILSISAELLIGSPGLGSRIALAQAGNAIATMYALVIVTGALGVLVNVLARALERRVLSWHTSVRTEAVT, from the coding sequence GTGAAACTTCAGCAACGCGGCGGCCCCGGGCGGGCGGGCGCGCCACAGCCGGCCGAAGAGAGCCCGCCGGGGTCCGCCACACCCACCGGCCCCCGCGACGGCGAAGGCACCGGCCCCGCCCCGCTGCCCGACCGCCCCGCCTCCCGCCCCGCCGACTGGGCCCGATCCGTCCCGGACCCGGTCCTCGGAGTCGTCGGCATCCTGCTGCTGGCCGGCGCGCTGGAGGCGCTGCCCCGCCTGGGCGTGGTCTCGCCCGACTACCTGCCGCCGTTCAGCGACATGGCCTCCGCGCTGGCCGACGAAGCCGGCCGGGGCTCCTTCTGGCAGGCCCTGCTCGACACCGCCAAGGGCTGGGCGTACGGGCTGGCCATCGCCGTGGCCGCCGGCGTCGTCCTCGGCCTGCTGATCGGCAGCGTCGGCTTCCTGCGCAGGGCCACCGCCTCGACCATCGAGTTCCTGCGCCCGATCCCCTCGGTCGCACTGGTCCCGCTGGCCGTCCTGGTCTACGGCACCGGCCTCCAGTCCAAGCTGCTGCTCGTCGTGTACGCCTCGTTCTGGCCGGTGCTGCTCCAGGTGCTGCACGGCGTCCAGGACGTCGACCCGGTCGCCCGCGACACCGCCGCCAGCTACCGGTTCACCGTATGGACCCGGCTGCGCCACCTGGTGTGGCCGACCACCCTTCCCTATCTGATGACGGGCGTCCGGCTGTCCGCCTCGGTGGCGCTGATCCTGTCCATCAGCGCCGAACTGCTCATCGGCAGCCCGGGCCTGGGCAGCCGGATCGCGCTCGCCCAGGCCGGCAACGCGATCGCCACGATGTACGCCCTCGTCATCGTGACCGGCGCGCTCGGCGTGCTGGTGAACGTACTGGCCCGGGCGCTGGAGCGGCGGGTGCTGTCCTGGCACACCTCGGTACGGACGGAGGCCGTGACATGA
- a CDS encoding ABC transporter substrate-binding protein translates to MPFLRSRRRFTAYAAVATLALTAVTACGSNGSGSGSGDEGSGPVKIKLGVIPIIDIAPVQLGIKKGFFAKQGLQVTTQNSQGGAAIVPAVVSGDFQFGYSNLVSLLIAKSKGVPVRMVSVGARASDNELQDGSGQLLTDDPKIKTVADLAGKKIAVNTLRGINEVAVRSTLKAHGVSDDGLKLVEVPIPDMPAALHSGQVDAAMLSEPFISVAKDQGAHPLPVSYASMGPKIPFAAWFASESYAAKHPKVVKEFTAALQESLRYGEAHPDEARAALDTYLTLDKGVSAHVTLPGWDPTTTRDQIEPLAKLAVDTGLIDNLDPLDKLMKG, encoded by the coding sequence ATGCCGTTCTTACGCAGCCGCAGGAGATTCACCGCCTACGCGGCCGTGGCCACCCTCGCCCTCACCGCCGTCACCGCCTGCGGGTCGAACGGCAGCGGTAGCGGCAGCGGGGACGAGGGCTCCGGGCCGGTCAAGATCAAGCTCGGCGTCATCCCCATCATCGACATCGCCCCGGTGCAACTCGGCATCAAGAAGGGCTTCTTCGCCAAGCAGGGCCTCCAGGTCACCACCCAGAACTCGCAGGGCGGCGCCGCCATCGTGCCCGCCGTCGTCAGCGGCGACTTCCAGTTCGGGTACTCCAACCTCGTCAGCCTGCTGATCGCCAAGAGCAAGGGCGTCCCGGTCCGTATGGTCTCGGTGGGCGCCCGCGCGTCGGACAACGAACTGCAGGACGGTTCGGGCCAGTTGCTGACCGACGACCCGAAGATCAAGACCGTCGCGGACCTGGCGGGCAAGAAGATCGCCGTCAACACCCTGCGCGGCATCAACGAGGTGGCCGTCCGCTCGACCCTCAAGGCCCACGGCGTCTCCGACGACGGCCTGAAGCTGGTCGAGGTGCCCATCCCCGACATGCCGGCCGCGCTGCACTCCGGCCAGGTCGACGCCGCCATGCTCAGCGAGCCGTTCATCTCCGTCGCCAAGGACCAGGGCGCGCACCCGCTGCCGGTCAGCTACGCGAGCATGGGCCCGAAGATCCCGTTCGCCGCGTGGTTCGCGTCCGAGTCGTACGCCGCCAAACACCCCAAGGTCGTCAAGGAGTTCACCGCCGCGCTCCAGGAGTCGCTGCGGTACGGCGAGGCGCACCCCGACGAGGCCCGGGCCGCGCTGGACACCTACCTCACCCTGGACAAGGGCGTCAGCGCCCATGTGACGCTGCCCGGCTGGGACCCGACGACGACCCGGGACCAGATCGAGCCCCTGGCCAAACTCGCCGTCGACACGGGCCTGATCGACAATCTCGACCCGCTCGACAAGCTGATGAAGGGCTGA